The genome window CGCCGCCGTAGAAGTCTTGGCCGCCCAGGAGGACGATGAAGGCCGTTGCCGTGCAGACAAACCAGGTGTCCACATAAACGCCCAAGGATTGGACAAAGCCCTGCTTGGCCGGGTGGGAGGTGTCTGCCGTGGCTGCCGCATTGGGGACAGACCCCATCCCGGCTTCGTTGGAGAAGAGGCCCCGTTTAACCCCCTGCATAATGGTTACCCCGATGGCAGCGCCACCGAATTCCTGGAGGCCGAAGGCGTTCTTAAAAATGATGGAAAACATTTCCGGGACAAAACTGATGTTTTTCACAAAGACAAAAAGGGCCACGAAGATATACATGACCGCCATCACCGGCACAATCTTCCCTGTGACATCGGCAATGCGGTGGACGCCGCCGAAAAAGATCCAGCCGGCCAAAAGGGCCAGGATAAGGCCGGTGGCCCAGGTGGGCAGGTGGAGGGTGGTTTTGGCAGCGCCGGCCAGGGTATTGGCCTGCATGGCATTGAAGCAGAAGCCGTAGGTAATACAAATAATAACAGCGAATAAGTAAGCGATCTTCTTACTGCCTAAAACCTGGGTGATGTAGTAGGCCGGGCCGCCACGGTAGGTGCCGTCCGGGTTTTTCACCTTGTAAATTTGCGCCAGCGTGGATTCAATAAAGCTGGACGCACCGCCGAGAAAGGCCAGGACCCACATCCAGAAGACCGCCCCCGGGCCCCCCAGAGAAATGGCCACCGCCACCCCGACGATATTCCCCGTCCCGATACGTGAGGCGGCGGAAATACAAAAAGCCTTAAACGGTGTAATCCCGTTTTCATGCTTAGCGGTGCTGGTCGTTTCACCGAGCAGCTTGAACATATGGCCCAAGTTGGTGACTTGGCCACAGGCCAGGCGAATGGTGAAGTAAATCCCCACGCCGCTGAGCAGGAATACCAAAATATAGCTGTAAAGCCAGCCGCTAATGGTATCCGTAAAGTTTGCAACAAGTTCCTGCATAAAAAAACCTCCTTTTTGAGCACTTCTCGCCCTATTATACCATGCTTGGGCCGCTTAGGATACGGCCATGACCCGCTTTTTCTGAAATTTGTATCAATGTAAAGGGATTAATTTAAAATTGGCTCAACACAGAGGGCTGGTTTGTTAAAAATGTGCCGGGCTTGTATAAAAAGGGCCCAAGCCGGGTATCTGTCCATAAAGGCTCTTGTGGTGAT of Peptococcus niger contains these proteins:
- a CDS encoding alanine/glycine:cation symporter family protein, translating into MQELVANFTDTISGWLYSYILVFLLSGVGIYFTIRLACGQVTNLGHMFKLLGETTSTAKHENGITPFKAFCISAASRIGTGNIVGVAVAISLGGPGAVFWMWVLAFLGGASSFIESTLAQIYKVKNPDGTYRGGPAYYITQVLGSKKIAYLFAVIICITYGFCFNAMQANTLAGAAKTTLHLPTWATGLILALLAGWIFFGGVHRIADVTGKIVPVMAVMYIFVALFVFVKNISFVPEMFSIIFKNAFGLQEFGGAAIGVTIMQGVKRGLFSNEAGMGSVPNAAATADTSHPAKQGFVQSLGVYVDTWFVCTATAFIVLLGGQDFYGGDLQGLEITQQALANEVGSWGITFLSICIFLFAFSSIIGNYYYGESNIGFMGGNKTQLNIFRILCCCLLFLGSVGDFSIVWNFGDIFMGIMAIINLVVILKIGGIALETYQDYKAQLKAGKDPEFHSGRIKSITTPLEAWDE